A genomic window from Passer domesticus isolate bPasDom1 chromosome Z, bPasDom1.hap1, whole genome shotgun sequence includes:
- the ZNF462 gene encoding zinc finger protein 462 isoform X2: MEVLQCDGCDFRAPSYEDLKAHIQDVHTAFLQPTDVSEESPTQPRSGSINASNQTEVEFSSVKDEFAIADDIAGQNATSQMGTGSYYSQSQTFYGQHMAPNPKPTSKFFQCKFCVRYFRSKNLLIEHTRKVHGAQAGGSSVGPPASSSLNYNIMMHEGFGKVFSCQFCTYKSPRRARIIKHQKMYHKNNLKESSAPAAAAAAAAAVSESTSASVPVQEPCKELPAEVVERSILESMVKPLTKSRGNFCCEWCSYQTPRRERWCDHMMKKHRSMVKILSSLRQQQDGTSAPEVQSKSAQSASPNSNYMSMNTTGREMSSANVSNFRGSMGNSLIRPNSSTSSKFSSVSYPQMKPKSPHNSGMVNLSDRSRYGIADMTNSSADLETSSMLNDSSSDEELNEMDSENGLNSMDHQTSGMSAEQLMGSDGNKLLETKGIPFRRYMNRFQCPFCPFLTMHRRSISRHIENIHLSGKTAVYKCDECPFTCKSSLKLGAHKQCHTGTASDWDTMNSQAESIASSLNDSAVSYESGNINGRKSAGMMEPVQPPPPQPQPQPQQQQQQQQSPQPHSQHPYKCTLCNYSTTTLKGLRVHQQHKHSFCDNLPKYDGPPSNAPQESEADAHPSASTVKKSQTSILGLSSKNNFVAKAPRKVSNDFPLDLSPVKKRTRIDEIASNLQSKISQNKQQEDAVINVEDDEEEEEDNEVEIEVELDREEEQTEPMIEVSSSYAPQQMWGREANDSQKEASFRSMQHDYNSTNGAEIELTLSEDEEDYYSAVSMKDHQSPNASVLGSQSNMYGTDQNNENSEFSDSGRLYYCKHCDFSNKSARSVSTHYQRMHPYIKFSFRYILDPNDHSAVYRCLECYIDYTNFEDLQQHYGEHHPEAMNVLNFDHSDLIYRCRFCSYTSPNVRSLMPHYQRMHPTVKINNAMIFSSYVVEQQEGLNTESQTLREILNSAPKTMATSTPVARGTGVPAGFNKSATKSFSPECENQKEPSVNTVVVYDCDVCSFASPNMHSVLVHYQKKHPEEKASYFRIQKTMRVVSVDRGSALAQMSFELGAPISPKLSNLASQPPAPPPPPPDLSTELYYCKHCSYSNRSVVGVLVHYQKRHPEIKVTAKYIRQAPPTAAMMRAGELPPGIQRPPVSMQQLGRGGAESSVSPPENEMFFCQHCDYGNRTVKGVLIHYQKKHRDFKANADVIRQHTATIRSLCDRGQKKSAGSLPAHASGSERDKSKLRALKCRQCSYTSPYFYALRKHIKKDHPNLKATVTSILRWAFLDGLIEAGYHCEWCIYSHTEPSGLLVHYQRRHPEHYVDYTYMATKLWAGPDPSPPALVMPTEMKTYKCRDCIFEASSIWDITNHYQAFHPWAMNGDESVLLDIIKEKDTAEKTMPQPDEGGVRMESEDQIAAPQMDQDAECAEDPSLSHEKTVQLASANPAISSTPYQCTVCQSEYNNLHGLLTHYGKKHPGMKVKAADFAQDIDINPGAVYKCRHCPYINTRIHGVLTHYQKRHPSVKVTAEDFVHDVEQSTDIAQNDVEETSRIFKQGYGAYRCKLCPYTHGTLEKLKIHYEKYHNQPEFDVFAQSPPKVSASVEPDMVTEIKASPEIAAEDVGEVSMPAPHFSSSHLVSHTVFRCQLCKYFCSTRKGIARHYRIKHNNVRAQPEGKNNLFKCALCSYTNPIRKGLAAHYQKRHDIDAYYTHCLAASRTVSDKPNKVIIPSPPKDDTPQLSEELRRAVEKKKCSLCSFQSFSKKGIVSHYMKRHPGVFPKKQHASKLGGYFTAVYADEHEKPAPAEERNDFEKPEVEAEAQEIEWLPFRCIKCFKLSFSTAELLCMHYTDHHSKDLKRDFSILGSGTRSQSPVYQCKHCDTKLHSTAELTAHLNGHNEEFQKRAKRQERRKQLLSKQKYADGAFADFKQERAFGHLEDVSKLKERKVVGYKCKFCVEVHPTLRAICNHLRKHVQYGNVSSVSATVKGLRSHERSHLALAMFAREDKYSCQYCSFVSAFRHNLDRHMQTHHGHHKPFRCKLCPFKSSYNSRLKTHILKAHAGEHAYKCSSCSFSTMTISQLKEHSLKVHGKALTLPRPRIVNLAASHAHHTSKNHTPAEEVEDSNDSSYSEPPDVQQQLNHYQSAALARNNNNISPIPLSGSAAGVEKAEAILNCEFCEFSSGYIQSIRRHYRDKHGGKKLFKCKDCSFYTGFKSAFTMHVEAGHSAVPEEGPKDLRCPLCLYHTKYKRNMIDHIVLHREERVVPIEVCRSKLSKYLQGVVFRCDKCTFTCSSDESLQQHIEKHNELKPYKCQLCYYETKHTEELDAHLRDEHKVSRNFELVGRVNLDQLEQMKGKTESSSSDEEEKEEELSPKAQERDPMMFPDSSAPEKRFPCEFCGRSFTEGSEWERHVLRHGMALNESKHRSGGEDSQPKEDVEDAASTLPEEKEGIETMVVDYSHGGETAVSMVVAADQPLLDTPEAKNE; encoded by the exons ATGGAGGTCCTGCAGTGTGATGGCTGCGATTTTCGAGCTCCATCCTACGAAGACCTGAAAGCCCACATTCAGGATGTTCACACTGCTTTCCTGCAGCCAACTGATGTCTCTGAGGAGAGTCCTACCCAGCCAAGGTCTGGTTCCATCAACGCCAGCAACCAGACCGAGGTTGAATTTTCTTCTGTAAAGGATGAATTCGCAATTGCAGATGACATAGCAG GGCAAAATGCAACAAGTCAGATGGGGACTGGAAGTTACTATAGCCAGAGCCAGACTTTCTATGGCCAGCATATGGCTCCAAACCCTAAACCAACCAGCAAGTTTTTCCAGTGCAAGTTCTGTGTGCGTTACTTCCGTTCCAAAAACCTCCTCATAGAGCACACACGGAAGGTTCATGGAGCGCAGGCTGGGGGGAGCTCAGTGGGGCCACCAGCTTCTAGTTCCCTAAATTACAACATCATGATGCATGAAGGGTTTGGTAAAGTTTTCAGTTGCCAGTTCTGCACCTACAAGTCACCCAGGCGTGCGAGGATTATTAAGCACCAGAAAATGTATCACAAAAACAACCTGAAAGAgagttcagctcctgctgctgctgctgctgctgctgctgctgtgtctgaatCAACGTCTGCTTCTGTGCCAGTGCAGGAACCCTGCAAGGAGCTGCCGGCAGAGGTGGTGGAGCGGAGCATTTTGGAGTCGATGGTCAAGCCCCTGACCAAGTCTAGGGGCAACTTTTGCTGTGAGTGGTGCAGCTACCAGACACCTCGGAGGGAGCGCTGGTGTGACCACATGATGAAGAAGCACCGCAGCATGGTGAAAATCCTGTCgagcctgaggcagcagcaggatggaaCCAGCGCACCTGAGGTGCAGAGTAAGAGTGCCCAGAGTGCCTCTCCAAACTCGAATTACATGTCCATGAACACAACAGGACGTGAGATGTCGAGTGCTAATGTCTCAAACTTCAGGGGATCTATGGGCAATTCACTTATCAGGCCCAACTCTTCTACATCTTCAAagttttcttctgtgtcttaCCCTCAAATGAAGCCTAAGTCACCTCACAACTCGGGCATGGTTAATTTGTCTGACAGATCCCGCTATGGAATTGCTGATATGACGAATTCTTCTGCTGACCTGGAAACAAGCAGTATGCTAAATGACTCCAGCTCAGATGAAGAGCTAAATGAAATGGACAGCGAGAATGGCTTAAACTCCATGGATCACCAGACCtcaggaatgtctgcagagcagctgatgGGATCTGATGGCAACAAACTATTGGAAACAAAGGGAATTCCCTTCAGAAGATACATGAACAGGTTCCAGTGTCCTTTCTGCCCCTTCCTGACGATGCACCGCCGAAGTATTTCCCGTCACATCGAGAACATCCACCTGTCTGGGAAGACGGCCGTGTACAAGTGCGACGAGTGCCCCTTCACCTGCAAGAGCTCTCTGAAGCTCGGCGCCCACAAGCAGTGCCACACAGGAACAGCATCCGACTGGGACACCATGAACTCCCAGGCTGAGAGCATTGCGTCGTCCCTGAACGACAGCGCGGTGTCCTACGAGAGCGGGAATATCAACGGCAGGAAGTCAGCTGGGATGATGGAACCCgtgcagccgccgccgccgcagccgcagccgcagccgcagcagcagcagcagcagcagcaatccccccagccccattcaCAGCATCCATACAAGTGCACGTTGTGCAACTATTCCACCACCACTTTGAAAGGCCTCAGAGTTCATCAGCAGCACAAGCATTCCTTCTGTGACAACTTGCCAAAATATGATGGGCCGCCGTCGAACGCGCCGCAGGAGAGCGAGGCAGATGCTCACCCCTCTGCCAGCACGGTGAAGAAGAGCCAGACCTCCATCCTTGGGCTGTCGTCTAAAAATAACTTTGTTGCAAAAGCCCCAAGGAAGGTCTCAAATGACTTCCCTTTAGATCTCTCTCCCGTGAAAAAGAGAACTAGAATTGACGAAATAGCGAGCAACCTGCAGAGCAAGATCAGCCAAAACAAACAGCAGGAGGATGCTGTGATTAACGTAGAGGATgacgaggaagaggaggaggacaaTGAGGTGGAGATAGAGGTGGAGTTAGACAGAGAGGAAGAGCAAACAGAGCCAATGATAGAGGTTTCCAGTTCTTACGCACCCCAGCAAATGTGGGGCAGAGAGGCTAATGATTCCCAGAAGGAGGCGAGCTTCAGGAGCATGCAGCACGACTACAATTCCACCAACGGGGCGGAGATTGAGCTCACTCTGtctgaggatgaggaggactaCTACTCTGCTGTCAGCATGAAGGACCATCAGAGCCCTAATGCCTCTGTTCTGGGCAGCCAGTCCAACATGTACGGTACCGACCAGAACAACGAGAATTCAGAGTTCAGTGACTCTGGCAGGCTTTACTATTGTAAACACTGTGATTTCAGCAACAAATCTGCCAGGAGTGTTAGCACCCACTACCAGCGAATGCATCCCTACATCAAATTCAGCTTTAGGTACATCCTGGATCCCAATGATCACAGTGCAGTGTACCGGTGCCTCGAGTGCTACATTGACTACACAAATTTTGAGGACCTGCAGCAGCATTATGGGGAGCATCATCCTGAAGCTATGAATGTACTGAACTTTGATCATTCTGATCTGATCTACCGCTGCCGCTTCTGCTCTTACACGAGCCCAAATGTTAGAAGCCTGATGCCGCATTACCAAAGAATGCATCCCACAGTGAAAATTAACAATGCAATGATATTTTCAAGCTACGTTGTTGAGCAGCAAGAAGGGCTGAACACAGAGTCTCAGACACTCAGAGAGATCTTGAATTCTGCTCCAAAAACTATGGCAACCTCCACCCCCGTGGCTCGTGGGACTGGTGTGCCAGCTGGTTTTAACAAAAGTGCCACCAAGAGTTTCAGTCCTGAATGTGAAAATCAGAAGGAACCTTCAGTCAACACTGTGGTTGTTTATGACTGTGACGTGTGTTCATTTGCAAGCCCTAACATGCATTCAGTTTTGGTGCACTACCAGAAGAAGCACCCCGAAGAAAAGGCCTCATATTTCAGAATCCAGAAGACCATGCGCGTAGTCTCTGTTGACAGGGGCTCTGCCCTCGCCCAAATGTCGTTTGAGCTGGGCGCTCCCATCTCCCCGAAACTCTCCAACTTGGCCTCTCAGCCTCCAGCACCCCCACCACCACCCCCAGACCTCTCCACTGAGCTCTACTACTGCAAACactgctcctacagcaaccgCTCCGTCGTGGGCGTGCTCGTCCACTACCAGAAGAGGCACCCGGAGATCAAGGTCACGGCCAAGTACATCAGGCAGGCCCCGCCGACCGCAGCCATGATGAGGGCAGGGGAGCTGCCCCCCGGCATCCAGAGGCCGCCGGTGTCCATGCAGCAGCTGGGCCGCGGCGGGGCTGAGAGCTCGGTGAGCCCGCCGGAGAACGAGATGTTCTTCTGCCAGCACTGCGACTACGGGAACCGGACGGTCAAGGGCGTGCTCATCCACTACCAGAAGAAGCACCGCGACTTCAAGGCCAACGCGGACGTGATCAGGCAGCACACGGCCACCATCAGGAGCCTCTGCGACCGCGGGCAGAAGAAGTCGGCCGGCAGCCTGCCCGCCCACGCCTCCGGCAGCGAGCGCGACAAGTCCAAGCTGAGAGCCCTCAagtgcaggcagtgcagctACACCTCCCCTTACTTCTATGCACTGAGGAAGCACATCAAGAAGGACCACCCCAATCTGAAGGCCACGGTGACATCCATACTGAGGTGGGCGTTTCTGGACGGCTTGATAGAAGCTGGTTATCACTGTGAATGGTGCATTTATTCACACACAGAGCCGAGTGGCTTGCTTGTGCATTACCAAAGGAGGCATCCCGAGCATTATGTTGATTATACCTACATGGCAACCAAGCTCTGGGCAGGTCCCGAtccttcccctcctgccctAGTGATGCCAACAGAGATGAAGACCTATAAATGCAGAGACTGCATTTTTGAAGCATCTTCTATTTGGGATATTACCAATCACTACCAAGCATTTCACCCTTGGGCCATGAATGGGGATGAATCTGTGTTGTTAGATATCATTAAGGAGAAAGATACTGCTGAGAAAACCATGCCACAGCCTGATGAAGGTGGGGTCAGGATGGAATCTGAAGACCAGATAGCAGCACCACAGATGGATCAGGATGCAGAGTGTGCAGAGGATCCCAGCCTTTCCCATGAAAAAACTGTGCAGCTGGCTTCCGCAAACCCTGCCATCTCCTCCACTCCATACCAGTGTACAGTGTGCCAGTCTGAGTACAACAACCTGCATGGACTCCTGACACACTATGGCAAAAAGCATCCTGGCATGAAAGTGAAGGCAGCAGACTTTGCTCAGGACATAGACATTAACCCGGGGGCTGTGTACAAGTGCAGGCACTGCCCCTACATTAACACACGTATTCATGGCGTCCTCACACACTACCAGAAGCGGCACCCGTCAGTAAAAGTCACTGCTGAAGACTTTGTGCATGACGTGGAGCAGTCGACTGACATAGCTCAGAACGACGTGGAAGAGACAAGCAGGATTTTCAAGCAGGGCTATGGTGCTTACCGCTGCAAACTCTGCCCCTACACCCACGGAACCCTTGAGAAGCTGAAAATCCACTATGAGAAGTACCACAATCAACCCGAGTTCGATGTTTTTGCCCAGTCACCACCGAAGGTGTCTGCCTCAGTGGAGCCAGACATGGTGACGGAAATCAAGGCCTCCCCAGAAATTGCTGCTGAGGATGTTGGAGAGGTGTCCATGCCGGCGCCTCATTTCTCTAGTTCTCACTTAGTGTCTCACACAGTTTTCCGGTGTCAGCTCTGTAAATATTTCTGCTCCACCCGGAAGGGGATAGCAAGACACTACCGCATCAAACACAACAACGTCCGGGCGCAGCCGGAGGGCAAGAACAACCTCTTCAAGTGTGCTCTGTGCTCCTACACCAACCCCATCCGCAAAGGGCTCGCGGCACACTACCAGAAAAGACATGACATTGATGCTTACTACACTCACTGCCTGGCAGCCTCCAGGACAGTAAGCGACAAACCCAATAAAGTGATCATTCCATCTCCTCCCAAGGACGACACTCCTCAGCTCAGCGAGGAGCTGAGGAGGGCTGTGGAGAAGAAGAAGTGCTCGCTCTGCTCCTTCCAGTCCTTCAGCAAGAAGGGCATCGTGTCCCACTACATGAAGCGTCACCCTGGTGTTTTCCCTAAGAAGCAGCACGCCAGCAAACTGGGGGGATATTTCACTGCCGTGTATGCTGATGAGCACGAAAAACCAGCGCCAGCCGAGGAGAGGAACGACTTTGAAAAGCCTGAGGTGGAGGCTGAGGCTCAGGAAATCGAGTGGCTTCCCTTCAGGTGCATCAAATGCTTCAAGCTGTCCTTCAGCacggcagagctgctgtgcatgCATTACACTGACCACCACAGCAAGGATCTGAAGAGGGACTTTTCCATACTTGGAAGTGGCACCCGCTCTCAGAGCCCTGTCTACCAGTGCAAGCACTGTGATACGAAATTGCATAGCACGGCAGAGCTGACTGCACACTTGAATGGTCACAATGAGGAATTCCAGAAGCGTGCCAAACGtcaggagaggaggaagcagctTTTGAGCAAGCAGAAATATGCAGATGGTGCTTTTGCAGATTTCAAACAAGAGAGG GCCTTTGGACACTTGGAAGACGTTTCAAAACTCAAGGAGAGGAAGGTGGTTGGCTACAAGTGCAAGTTTTGCGTGGAAGTCCATCCAACACTTCGTGCCATCTGTAATCACCTCCGCAAGCATGTCCAGTACGGGAATGTCTCTTCTGTGTCGGCCACTGTGAAG GGTCTGCGATCCCACGAGAGGAGTCACTTGGCTCTGGCCATGTTTGCCCGGGAAGACAAGTACAGCTGCCAGTATTGCTCCTTTGTCTCTGCTTTCAGGCACAA CCTGGACCGCCACATGCAGACCCACCACGGGCACCACAAGCCGTTCCGCTGCAAGCTCTGCCCCTTCAAGTCCTCCTACAACAGCCGCCTGAAAACCCATATCCTCAAGGCTCACGCTG GTGAACATGCCTACAAATGTTCCTCCTGCTCATTTTCCACCATGACAATCAGCCAGCTGAAAGAGCACTCCTTGAAAGTGCATGGGAAAGCACTGACACTACCAAGACCCCGCATTGTCAACCTTGCAGCCTCACACGCCCACCACACCTCCAAGAACCACACTCCTGCTGAAGAAGTGGAGGACTCTAATG ACTCTTCGTACTCGGAGCCTCCTGATGTTCAGCAGCAGTTGAACCACTAccagtctgcagctttggccaggaacaacaacaacatcaGCCCAATCCCACTTTCTGGGAGTGCTGCAGGAGTGGAAAAAGCGGAAGCCATCCTTAACTGTGAATTTTGCGAATTCTCTTCAGGTTACATACAGAGCATCCGGCGCCACTACCGCGACAAGCACGGAGGGAAGAAGCTCTTTAAGTGCAAAGATTGCTCCTTTTACACAGGCTTTAA ATCTGCTTTTACTATGCACGTGGAGGCCGGGCATTCGGCAGTCCCCGAGGAAGGACCCAAAGACCTTCGCTGCCCTCTCTGTCTCTACCACACCAAATACAAACGCAACATGATCGACCACATAGTTCTGCACAGAG AGGAGAGGGTCGTTCCCATTGAAGTCTGCCGTTCCAAGCTGTCCAAGTACCTGCAGGGAGTCGTTTTCCGCTGTGACAAGTGTACCTTCACCTGCTCCAGTGACGAGAGCTTGCAGCAGCACATAGAGAAGCACAATGAACTGAAACCTTACAAATGCCAGCTCTGCTACTATGAGACCAAACACACAGAGGAGCTGGATGCTCACCTTCGAGATGAGCACAAG GTGAGTCGTAATTTTGAGCTGGTTGGACGGGTTAACTTGGACCAGTTGGAGcaaatgaaagggaaaacagAGAGCTCTAGCAgtgatgaagaagaaaaagaagaagagttAAGCCCCAAGGCTCAAGAGAGAG